A segment of the Fusarium oxysporum f. sp. lycopersici 4287 chromosome 4, whole genome shotgun sequence genome:
TGCTCTTCATCCGTCGATGAAGAAAAAGATTTGATATCGTCCCGCTATTGTAACACGATATCGGTTTGATATTTTACGGCAAAGAGCGGAAAACATAGGAAAGAAGAGGCTTGAAATGATATTGGTCGTGATAATCGGATGTCGATTACGGGATGTTATCGAGTTACAGTACGACTGAAAGGGCCTTTTACGGACACGAGATCCCTGTCTTGAATTGGGCTTGATGCTGTTTTCCTCTTGATTGCTTTATCGATTGGAGTGTTGTACGTAGAGAGTTGTGAATGGATAGTTGGTTGAGATATTTTTTCTCTTCTGTAATGTAATGCATAGTCATCTCTTGCCTCAGCATTACTACACGCGTACGTACGCCAGTGATAAACATGAATGCTACGCTTGTATGCAAGTTGTGCCGCTTGTTGTTCATACGCAATTTACCCGGTAACTAAGGAAGTAAAGATACAGTTGGACAGTAAGAATAGGTACTGTCGGCATAAAAAGTCTCGTTATGTCATCCTTGAATGAGGAGGCTATTCAGGGTCGACATGGACATCCACCACCGCAGACCTTGCAACGATAGCGATATCGACATCCATGGAAACAATTAATGATGGTGGTCCCTGGATCTAGGTAACTTAATGCGTACATACGCAGTTGGACCCCCGTTGTCTTGTCGATTGCCGGTCGCACGCATCTCGAGAGGAAAAACAACGCCATTTCCAaatatccatccattccaATTCCAACCGCAGGCTGAGACTAGCATCTCCGGGTATTGTTTTACGGACTATGATCCCGGCCGGTGCTCGCTCGGCTGCACAGGTCCGGACTAGCCGGGATGGCCGGAGTTGGCTCTGACAAGCAAAGACAAGGCACGCCAAGGATTATCGAGGGTGAATCCATGCAGATTTGATCGTGGCTGGCATCGCATCTTTCCTTACTTTTTCCTCATCGTCCCGTTGTTCCCCTGTCGCCGTCAAAAAGAAGCATCCGATTTCTATCGAGGTACCCACTCATTCTGTGGCATTGAATTGTTTCTAGACGTTCTTAGACCCGTAGTTAGCATCAAGATTCCACCCTTGACAAAGTCTGCCCGATTGGGAGGGCCCGTAAACAGGGCACAATGGCATCATATGATTTTCTGACTGTCGGTCGCTACCTACGCATACTAGGCATACAATGGATCTGCTACAGAAGGGGAGAGAAAAAAAATAGCTGCGGCTAATGCAGAGTTAGAGCCTAGTTCGCAGTAAAAGAGCCGCCCTCCCGTGTGCGTGGCGTTGACTCTGGTAGCCCGTGGAGGGTCATTACATCACCATCAGAGGACTTTTATCGCCGTCACCGTAGCTTTTACTGTACTGTCACTCACTATCGCGGCTTCGGCCGCTTCTAGTCGGGAGCGAGCGAGGGAATATCGTGACATTCTGAAGCCGAGAATAACGGTCAAATTTGCTACTGGGCTTATGCCCGTGCTGTCTCCTTGACAGGTCCGATTCTAGTGACACTTACAGGGCCAGaacaggacaggacaggactGGGCTCATTTTGACCATGGTCTTATTTTTGGTGCAATcaatcagatcagatcagatcaacCCATTGAGGTTTAGGAGCAAGGAAGAGCAAGGATATCATTGGTGACAAGCTACACTGTAAGGTAGGTAAACTGCTGAGTGTACACCCGATTTGTGAGGGTGCACACCTGCCAACAAGCTTCAATTGTATTGCTCATAGTCATAGCTCTACAGATACGTAAGTACGTAGTAGCTAAGCAACCAAGGTGAAGCATCAAACGTATAAACACCTCCTTCCCCCTCCACCGAAaacatcttctcttccttcctcATCATTCCATCGatcaaacaatcaatcacATTCCTCTTTTGGTTGTCTTGGTTACTTCTTAACCTAGACATCTCATATCATCTTCCCCTCATCCTCTAACATCTCTCTCATCCTACAAATAAGCTTCGAGCTTCCTCTATTACCCCTCCACATCAACCTTTATCTCACCTAACAATTTACCGATCAATCCGCAATCATGAGCAACTCCAACCTCCAAAAGCCAATTGACGTGGCTGAATACCTCTTCAAGCGTCTCTACGAAGTCGGTGTTCGATCTGTTCACGGTGTTCCCGGTGACTACAACCTCGTCGCCCTCGACTATCTTCCTCAATGCAACCTCAAGTGGGTCGGCAGTGTTAACGAGCTTAACGCTGGTGAGtttcatcatgacttcatcaacaacctcaaagCACCATCTCACTAACATAACAATCTTAGCCTACGCTGCTGATGGATATGCCCGTATCACCAAGATGGCTGctctcatcaccaccttCGGTGTTGGTGAGCTCTCTGCCGTCAACGGTGTTGCTGGCTCTTACTCCGAGCACATCCCCGTCGTCCACATTGTTGGATGCCCTTCTACCATCTCTCAGCGTGACCAGATGCTTCTTCACCACACTCTCGGAAACGGTGACTTTGATGTCTTTGCCAACATGAGCGCTCAAATCTCTTGCAAcgtcgccaagctcaacaagccCTCCGAGATTGCCGAGCAGATCGATACTGCTCTCCGCACTTGCTGGCTCCGCTCTCGTCCCGTCTACATCATGGTCCCTACCGATATGGTCcaggagaaggttgagggtGCTCGGCTTGACACCCCCATCGACCTGTCTGAGCCTCAGAACGACCCCGGTAACGAGGACTtcgtcgttgatgagatcctcaAGGCTATGTACGCCGCTCAGCGCCCTGTCATCCTTGTCGACTCTTGTGCTATCCGTCACCGTGTTGTCAAGGAGGTTCACCAGCTCATTGACAAGCTCGACCTTCCCGTCTTTGTTACCCCCATGGGTAAGGGTGCTGTGAACGAGGACCACCCCAACTATGGTGGTGTCTTCGCTGGTGACGGCTCTCATCCCGCTCGTGCCCAGTCTATAGTTGAGGGCTCTGATCTCCTTCTCACCATTGGTGCTCTCAAGAGTGatttcaacaccaccggTTTCTCTTACCGCACATCACAAATCAACTCTGTTGATTTCCACAGTACTCACTGCAAGGTCCGCTACTCCACATACCCCGGCGTTGCCATGCGTGGTGTCCTCCGCAAGATCATCGACCGAGTCGACCCCAAGTCTATGCCCGCTCCTTCTATCCCTGAGGTCAGGAAcgaggtcgagaagaacACCGACGACTCTGAGATCATCACACAGGCCTGGCTCTGGCCCCGTGTCGGCGAATACCTCATCCCCAACGACATCGTCGTCACTGAGACTGGTACCGCTAACTTCGGTATCTGGGACACTCGATTCCCCCGCAACGTCACCGCCCTCAGCCAAGTTCTCTGGGGCAGCATCGGCTGGTCCGTTGGTGCTTGCCAGGGTGCTGCCCTCGCTGCTAAGGATGCTGGCAAGGAAGGCCGAACAATTCtctttgttggtgatggatcTTTCCAATTGACCGCTCAGGAGCTGAGCACCATGATCCGACATCACCTCAAGCCCACAATGTATGTTTTCAAGACTGATCATCTCCTGTGTCTTTTACTAACTCTTGTTCTAGTTTCGTCATCTGCAACGATGGCTTCACCATTGAGCGATTCATCCACGGTATGGATGCTGTCTACAACGACATCAACAACTGGAAGTACAAGGACCTCGTCAGCGTCTTCGGCGGCGAGAAGACCTGCAAGACCTTCcagatcaagaccaagactgagCTCAACGAGCTCCTCACCAACAAGGAGTTCAACGCTGCTGAGTGCTTGCAATTCGTCGAGCTCTACATGCCCAGAGAGGATGCTCCTCGCGCTCTGATCATGACTGCCGAGGCCAGTGCTAGgaacaacgccaagaagcaCTAAACGGTTACTCAAGAAAGAGTGAAATTTGATAGACGGGGTTTTGGAAAAGGTTCCTGGAGAACATAATAATGATTTCAGTGGTTTATGGTTTATACTATAGAGTGGCGGACGATGGTTTATGTTTTATGTACCTCAAATTGAAAAGCGATTTTcttatatctttaatattCTCTTATCTAACTGGTGATGGCTAACTATATTATTGGTTGTCGACAAGTTGGTGACGCATGTTTACAACGTTGTTATTCAAACTCTACTGAAATAATTCGAAATGAACATAACTTGTGAACGAGTTAACCTTTTAATCTCAAAGTCTGCGGCATCTGGAGATGTGGGCTGTGATATGCTTCATCATGCGGTATCTGAAGCCTCTGGCTTGTTACGATTTTTTGTTCAATAGCATCTTGAGCCACCTTCATCTATCCTTTTCTAATCAACTCGATTCAGTATAAGAGGTCTTTATTTATGGTAAATAAAACATATCAGTATAGTTCagaaatatttattagctttCTCTCTTCAAATGTTGATCGTCTTTCTCAACTATAAAGGCACCAATCAGCACACGTGATTCGCCTCTACCAAAATTCTCCACGCGCAACGACCTagctcaacagcaacaagactCACTCTCCAAGCTTCATTTTGAAAAGGCTCCTGCGGCGTCACGAATATCTATTTCTCCCAGTCATCACTTCCCATCCCTACGACATCCCCATTCCCATTCCCAAACACTACCCTACCCAAGCGTCTCAAGCATAGTCCACACTACTTGAAGATGTACTTCCATCTCCTCTCCCAGGTCATACTCGTCCTCGGGTTCCTAGGATGCATCGTGGAGACTGTTCATGGCTGATTGAACAGACTGAGCTAACATTTGAAAAGGGAGGCAGTGGTGGTAAATGGCAAACGCCACACCAAAAAGCCAGGAAAACTGAGCAGGCCGAGCTTGGAAGGACTTTAGAGGTCAACGATGCCGGAATCTGGGTAACTTACGCGAGAGGAATGAAGGGCAAGGCGATTACGGAGTTCAAGAACCTTTGTAACGAGGTATGGCACTCGCTCATGATACCCTTTCAGTCTATTGGCGGGCTTGGTAAACTAACTTGTTTCAGTACGGAGAGTCACTGTTCGGAGTGAAGCCCCCGAATGAGGATGGAGAcaacgacgaggatgatgaagatgccggTGACATTGAGGCGTCTATTGAGAAGGAGTTGGCCAGCATGGCACAGCCAAAGCCCAAGACGAAGCAGACCTTCACACCCATCGGAACTGGCCTCGACTGTGTCTTCTTCATGAAGACTGTCAAGCCCGTTGAACCTCTCAAGCTTGTCACCAAGGCCTGTCAGGATGCCAAGGACTGCCCGGATCCTATGCAACGCAAGACCAAGTACATCAACCGCTTGACGCCTATCTTTGATACGGACAAGGCGACAGACAAGGGTATTGAACGCGTAGCCCGCACCGTGATGGAGTCTCACTTTGAACTCAAAAGCGAGTCGGGAGAGGATGCTTCCGCAGAGCCCGCTACATCAGAGCAAGATGGTGAGGGGTCTGCAGCCTGCACGGTAAGTAAACAATGTGATTCGCGGAAAGCATCATTATTTGAAGCTGACGATGACCCCTTCAGTACGCCATCAGGTATAACATCCGGAATCACACCGCCTTCAAGTCGAGCGAGGTGATCAAGAAGATTGCGGACTTGGTCAGCCCTAAGCACAAGGTCAACCTGACGAGTCCCGACAAGGTGGTGTTGGTTGAGATTTTCCAGGTAAGCGGCC
Coding sequences within it:
- a CDS encoding pyruvate decarboxylase, producing the protein MSNSNLQKPIDVAEYLFKRLYEVGVRSVHGVPGDYNLVALDYLPQCNLKWVGSVNELNAAYAADGYARITKMAALITTFGVGELSAVNGVAGSYSEHIPVVHIVGCPSTISQRDQMLLHHTLGNGDFDVFANMSAQISCNVAKLNKPSEIAEQIDTALRTCWLRSRPVYIMVPTDMVQEKVEGARLDTPIDLSEPQNDPGNEDFVVDEILKAMYAAQRPVILVDSCAIRHRVVKEVHQLIDKLDLPVFVTPMGKGAVNEDHPNYGGVFAGDGSHPARAQSIVEGSDLLLTIGALKSDFNTTGFSYRTSQINSVDFHSTHCKVRYSTYPGVAMRGVLRKIIDRVDPKSMPAPSIPEVRNEVEKNTDDSEIITQAWLWPRVGEYLIPNDIVVTETGTANFGIWDTRFPRNVTALSQVLWGSIGWSVGACQGAALAAKDAGKEGRTILFVGDGSFQLTAQELSTMIRHHLKPTMYVFKTDHLLCLLLTLVLVSSSATMASPLSDSSTVWMLSTTTSTTGSTRTSSASSAARRPARPSRSRPRLSSTSSSPTRSSTLLSACNSSSSTCPERMLLAL
- a CDS encoding pyruvate decarboxylase; amino-acid sequence: MSNSNLQKPIDVAEYLFKRLYEVGVRSVHGVPGDYNLVALDYLPQCNLKWVGSVNELNAAYAADGYARITKMAALITTFGVGELSAVNGVAGSYSEHIPVVHIVGCPSTISQRDQMLLHHTLGNGDFDVFANMSAQISCNVAKLNKPSEIAEQIDTALRTCWLRSRPVYIMVPTDMVQEKVEGARLDTPIDLSEPQNDPGNEDFVVDEILKAMYAAQRPVILVDSCAIRHRVVKEVHQLIDKLDLPVFVTPMGKGAVNEDHPNYGGVFAGDGSHPARAQSIVEGSDLLLTIGALKSDFNTTGFSYRTSQINSVDFHSTHCKVRYSTYPGVAMRGVLRKIIDRVDPKSMPAPSIPEVRNEVEKNTDDSEIITQAWLWPRVGEYLIPNDIVVTETGTANFGIWDTRFPRNVTALSQVLWGSIGWSVGACQGAALAAKDAGKEGRTILFVGDGSFQLTAQELSTMIRHHLKPTIFVICNDGFTIERFIHGMDAVYNDINNWKYKDLVSVFGGEKTCKTFQIKTKTELNELLTNKEFNAAECLQFVELYMPREDAPRALIMTAEASARNNAKKH
- a CDS encoding pyruvate decarboxylase, whose product is MTSSTTSKHHLTNITILAYAADGYARITKMAALITTFGVGELSAVNGVAGSYSEHIPVVHIVGCPSTISQRDQMLLHHTLGNGDFDVFANMSAQISCNVAKLNKPSEIAEQIDTALRTCWLRSRPVYIMVPTDMVQEKVEGARLDTPIDLSEPQNDPGNEDFVVDEILKAMYAAQRPVILVDSCAIRHRVVKEVHQLIDKLDLPVFVTPMGKGAVNEDHPNYGGVFAGDGSHPARAQSIVEGSDLLLTIGALKSDFNTTGFSYRTSQINSVDFHSTHCKVRYSTYPGVAMRGVLRKIIDRVDPKSMPAPSIPEVRNEVEKNTDDSEIITQAWLWPRVGEYLIPNDIVVTETGTANFGIWDTRFPRNVTALSQVLWGSIGWSVGACQGAALAAKDAGKEGRTILFVGDGSFQLTAQELSTMIRHHLKPTIFVICNDGFTIERFIHGMDAVYNDINNWKYKDLVSVFGGEKTCKTFQIKTKTELNELLTNKEFNAAECLQFVELYMPREDAPRALIMTAEASARNNAKKH